ATTTGTCGACATTTCATGACCTCTTAACATGGACATCCAGCAAAAACAATACTTTACACCAACGAGTGTCTGGGACtttatgtaaaagaaaacacacataaacatttttacattttgaaaatgtatgtctGTAAGATTTCATTGCAAGTTTAACgtatgtttctttttctgttaattttttttttcagactgacttcatttttttctttaatctgtATTTCATGATGGACACGGAATTTGATGATCTTCCAGTCACGAGAAAGCAACAGGCTCTCATTTTTCCTTGCTTGTTCGCATTCCTCCTTGTTAGGAACTCTTAAGCAGCGGAGAATTTTGGCGAATGACCTTTGCATGACCTCTAACTGCTCCTCTGTCCAAGAAACGACCTTGAtcattttgcctgtttgtactgGAAATTCtaatatatacaagaaaattGATTCAGTTACTTtgtaaaaaacacataaaatcatAGTACAAAGAATCATGAaggataaaaagaaagaaaaaagaataaagaaacaataaataaagctttgaaattaaaatgaattaaatttatcaTATTCAACAAAGGGTTCTAATTACATTTAAGGTTTAGAAAGTACAAGTGGTAAAGAAGAAATATAAAGTTGTTAAGCCTTTACATTAATgtctaatttatttgaatgacaACTATTATTGACTGCAAAAAAATCATGCAGTGATTGTGTTAACACAATACCTGCTTTGCGTTTGGAAGCCGATGTTACACCACTGTTGTTGTTCTCATGACCAATCGAACTACAGACCTTCCTTTGGTATTCACACGTTCTGCGTTCTACAGGAGACTGAACTGACCCATCGTCGCAGTTTTCATTACAAGTCAAATCTGAATGTAGACCAAAACAAAGTGAAATACCCGGTAATgcttgaaaaaagaaacatgttttttttgtgtttttttaattgtcctacaaatgttatttaaaagaaattacttcTGGAACAGTGAAGATTGAAATGGAAGTTCTTTTAGATAGAGTTGAACGCTCACTGATTTGGTGTCCACAGTGCGACTTAATGAAAACAGTGAGAGGAATTGTTCACattttttagcatgttatttatgatattttattgtttgatattgttcaaattatgtttattttacatatctgttgaaatttatgtttgttttctctttctgcAATGACTGTTGGTCATTCGTTTAAACAGTCTCTAAACATTACATTGATGCGCTATTTGACAGTAACTATACTTTTAATGGAAATTacaattatacatttacttataatTGTAACTGTCGTATCTGTAAATATGGTAGGTCGTACTTATGTAATATCAAGAATCTgaataaacatgttaatgttttattaacCCCCTGACTGTATTTAGTGTGGAGAATCTTAATTACATAATGACTACAAGATCAACTGCTTAGATTATTCCTGTTTTCATAATCAaaacaagttagaaataacatgtGTAACCAGTTACACATCAGTTAGATTCCGATTGTTAAAAAAATCgatattaacattatataatctacaattacattttaaatttggtGTCCACAAGGCTGATAGAATGATTAAATGAGCTGTAACTTGGTGTCCACAGTGCAGATTGATAGTAGTTGAACGCTCACtgacttggtgtccacagtgcgACATAATGAAAACAGTGAGGAGTAAATGTTCTCTATTTTTATcatgtgttttatcaaatatgatgttttattgtttgatattgttcaaattacaaCTTTACAGTTCTGTTGACATTAATGTTTGAATCCTCTTTCTGCAATGTATGTTAGTCATTCGTTTAAACTGTCTCTAAACAGTTCATTGATACGATGTTTGGCAATAACTATACTTTTAATGGGAATTACACAATGCATTTACTAAAAACTGTAACAGTCGCAGTTTGTGAATACGTCAGGCTGTACTTACGTAATATGAAGAATCTGAataaacatgtatatgtttaattTAAACCCCCGACTGCATTTAGTGTGGAGAGTCTTAATTACACAATGACTAAAGATCAACTGCTTAGAttattaatgttttcatattcAAAACATGTCCGAAGTAACACGCGTAATAAATCACACGTCATTTAAATTccatttggtaaaaaataatcGATATTAACATTAAATTATCTACAATCACATATGTAATTTGGTGTCCACAAGGCAGATAGAATGATTTTGTGAGTTGTAACTTGGTGTCCACAATGCAGATTGATTGAGTTGAACGCTCACtgacttggtgtccacagtgTGACAAGAAAACACTGATGAgtaatgttcatttttttatcttaaattttatttatgatatgtaaTTGCTTGATATTGTTCAGATTAGAATTTAACATATCTGttgaaatttatgttgttttttttttttcgcttctGGCATTTACTGTTAGTAACTCGGTTAAACAGTCTCCTAACTATATTTAATAATTGCTTTACATTGACTATACTTTTGATTGGAATTACACAAATGCATTTACTGACAATTTGTAACTGTTGTATTTTTAAATATGGCATGTTGCATTTacgtaataattattaattacgaagaatctgaataaacatgttaatgtttaatttaaatcccctactgtatttcaaaacatgtcaGAAGTAACACGCGTAATAAATAACacatcatttaaatttcatttgttaaaaactaatatttatcaacattaaaTCATCTATAATTAATGTGTTTATATGTTATTTGGTGTCCACAAGGCAGATATAATGATTTAGTGAGCAGTATCTTGGTGTCCACAATGCAGACTGATAGATTTGAACGCTCACtgacttggtgtccacagtgTGACAATATAAACAGTGAGGAGTAAATGTCCACAATTTTTATCATGtatgttatttatgatgttttattgttaaatattattcaaattagatatattttacatatctaTTGATATGAATGTTTTTTCTCTTTCTGAAATAACCGTTAGTTATTCGTTTAAACTGTCTCTTAGCCAGATATTGAATCGCTGCTTGACAGTAACTATACATTTGATGGAGAATCTTAATTATATAAAGAACGCAAAATCAACTGATTAGATCATTCCTGTTTTCATATTCATAACATGTGTAATAAATTACAGCAACAACTATCCTAGTCGCAAACAGTACAAGATGAAGAACCCCATTCGCACCAATGACTATTATTCTTGAatttctctgttgttttttttttgtctgcatGATTTACTAGCCGTCCTAACGATGGCTGATACAGTTTTGGTTCCTCTGAGGCATCAAAGCTACCAAAAATATGATAATAGCAAAAATTAAAACGCACTGAACAGACAAATGTGTCAAACTAGTGCGATAAAGTCTTAAAGTTAATTTATTTATCTTATAGATATACATTTATGAGACCAAATATAAACATGCAGATTTCAAAtggatgtttttaattttgaaaatgcatttttattcacACGAGTATTTTCATGGATTAAATGTTGCattatacaaataaaagaaagcaTAAACATTAGTTTTCTTGAAGGAACCCGATtcacatttatgtaaatgttacaCAGTACTGCCTTGCCTTTGATTACCTTATTCTAAAACAGACACAGAACCGCCTTTGCGTTTGATATCCAATTTTGTAGCTTGAATTTAAAGGCTTGTATCATTTAAAGGTTGAACTATTTTATATACCAGTACTTGACACCATTAAAGTCAAAGAAATATGTGTAGTTTGTATCTTTGTCCTTCACGTCGTCAGCTTTGGATAAAACGCCATGGTATTCCGCAAGGAATTTTCCATTTCTGATAATTTTTTTCGCAAAAACACCTCGACCTGAGACATAAAAAGTGAACATAGTGTATTTCATATAcgttaaaaataaattgttttacttaGGCAGGTAGTGAAGAAATACTCCTATTCCTATTTTATTTACTGCAATTTATAGCAGCTGAAAGATGTAATCAATGattcttatattatttaaaactataaaatgttttcagtgtagatttttttgttttttaaattagtaGTTTTGATAAGCTGGATATTGTTATACATAATGGTGCATTTGATTTACTGGCCAGAGACCGATAAAATGGTCATTAAGCACAGCAGCTATCTAATTATCTCTGACAGATGCTTGCTGCCGTCTAGTTCATCTGTAGCAGTAGAATGGTTACTGCTAAACAGTAGTATCAcctttcaaaaaaacaaaaatgtagattTGCACTGCattcattatcaaataaatgtcatattaaaAGACATCTTAAAGACCATTTTCCTTGTAAATTATAAAGGATGTTCAGAAAGAAAAATAGAATACactaaaatgtgtttttagaTTAAATCTTACGTTAATGAAATTTTAGCCTTAGCTTATCAGCAGTTAcatgtgatttattgctttttattgatCACATGCTGATAAACTGGCTATCACCTCGAAGGCTGCGAGTAGTATCTGCTTTCTGGGTCTGAGACAATCGAAATAAGGCATACTAAATCTTCGATCTAGCTCGTGCAGCATGAAagaaaatgatgctacagaaaaAAAGGTGTTTTCGAAGCTATCAATGTTTTACTATTTACTACTGTATCGTTATCAAGTAAACTACTATAGAATGAAAGAGCTCTTTATAAAGGTTTTCATTAACAAGTTTACCTATAAAGTCGTTGATATATTTTTCGCATATATCTTCAGGATCATGTTGTCCTAAAACGAACCTCAGAGCTTCCTCGACCGGTTTTATTCTTTTCTCTGTTCGCAGAACCTTTGACATCAACAAATAACTCGTAATACATCTTAAGACATTCGTCTTGCGTT
The sequence above is a segment of the Mercenaria mercenaria strain notata chromosome 3, MADL_Memer_1, whole genome shotgun sequence genome. Coding sequences within it:
- the LOC123545319 gene encoding histone-lysine N-methyltransferase set-1-like, producing the protein MNPYCLLGSADGCDVIVKDTIPTHFQIEFNSEKQAFLRCFKPVTLDGQVVSGVALLPDVAVILINGKEFQFLKQVLRTEKRIKPVEEALRFVLGQHDPEDICEKYINDFIGRGVFAKKIIRNGKFLAEYHGVLSKADDVKDKDTNYTYFFDFNGVKYCFDASEEPKLYQPSLGRLVNHADKKKTTEKFKNNSHWCEWGSSSCTVCD